A stretch of DNA from Solea solea chromosome 11, fSolSol10.1, whole genome shotgun sequence:
AGATGCTCAGATGTCGGAGAGCACCGTGAGCCCCAAAGGCTTCTTCACCTCATAAGCCCTCTGCAACTCCTCTACCGGCGTCTTCCCTCGACTTCCGGGTGCCCCACGCAGACCAGAGGCGTGCACAAAGGCTCCGGCGCCGCCACGTTTAGTGAGGTGTGGCCTTGACGCCGGCCAGCGTTGCTCGCACTCTCTAGTCCTTTGTACTGACCGTTTCTTGCCGCTTTGAACCGGCAACGAAGTGAAAGCAGGTGAACCGGGAGAGGAAACAACgcccttcctcctctccatcctccctctctccgttCCCTCCCCAGAGCTGACGCCATCTGAGCTCCTGCTCCGAATACCTGggtggagagggggaggagagggtgGAAATACTGGACCATCGCCACTCCACTTCCTCCAAACCGTCCCGGCTTGTTTCAGTCTCTCCCTCCTTGTCCCGTCCCGTTTAAAACCTCCAGCTCGCTGCACTCCAGAGCTTCCATCAGTGTGTATCCGCTCTACGCTCCACCTGCCTGGGCGTAGACACCAGCTGCCAGTCTGTGACTCTCctgcttcctcgctccgctgccGCTGTTGCTCCTGGCTCACTTTACCGGCGTCTCGATGACAGAGGCCCGGGGTCCATTGGGTGGAATCCCCTCCTGTGATCTCCGTCCCCGGGGTGAGGGCAAACAAAGGGCCGAGGAGAAGCAAGTGGAGAGCCAGAGACGAGAGCAGGAGCGGGGTGAAGCCCGACAGCAGTGCAGCCATTTAGTCTCTTCCTTTCTCCGTCTGTCCCCTCCTTTCTCCCTCACCTCTGCCTTTTCTCTCTTCCCGTCTCTCTAAGTGCGTCTTTCCTTTTCCACCGTTACTTATCTCtttctcgctcgctctctcgctctctctctccctctctcgttcCGGCTAGGTGACCAGTTCCAGCACCGCCGGCACCGCCCGACACCTTCCCCCAGGCTCCACCGTCTCTGCGTCGGCCTGGAGAGTTGGCATCTACCCGCTGTGGTCCGTAGAGCTGGAGGTGTGAGCGTTAGGAGCGgcgcggcggcagcagcagcatctctcCTCCCGTTCATTCACATCCAACATGGCTNNNNNNNNNNNNNNNNNNNNNNNNNNNNNNNNNNNNNNNNNNNNNNNNNNNNNNNNNNNNNNNNNNNNNNNNNNNNNNNNNNNNNNNNNNNNNNNNNNNNNNNNNNNNNNNNNNNNNNNNNNNNNNNNNNNNNNNNNNNNNNNNNNNNNNNNNNNNNNNNNNNNNNNNNNNNNNNNNNNNNNNNNNNNNNNNNNNNNNNNCACAAGTGTCCTtgaaaacaataagaaaacacacaatgtcaaatcaaatgaaatgtcTATATTACTTTGCTTTTCAAGGACACAGTGCCAAGTATGGTAGCTATACCATGATGGACCCTGAGGACCAACACTGTTATTGATTTACAGCTGGTTACAAGTAAGTGACAGCCGATAATTCATCTCTTACAGTGTACCTGTAATCACCTGAAATAATCTgacttgatttgttttcttacaTGTAAAAGAGTAATGAGGTCGGGGGAAGCTACCATATGGAGAAAGAGGGCCTGAAGAGGAGCCTGGCTCTGTTGGAGGAACGGGGTGTTACTATGGAGAGTATTGTGACTGACCGTCACCCCCAAATCCAGAAGTTCCTGAGGGAGTCCAATATCACACATTACTACGATGTGTGGCACATGGAAAAAGGTATGATTTCATGGCGTTTCCTTCCTTCCAACTGAGAGgcacaaaaacagcatttatgATCACTGTAAATCATTTGCTTGTCCACACTTGCATGATTACTTATGTGCTCCCGCCTATTTGTAATGCAATTCTGACTGAATGCGATATGCGGTACTTACACATCAAAGACTAACACTGTTTGTGTTATTAGGGCTGTCCAGGAAGCTGTTGAAGATCTCACAGAACAAGGGCTGTGAGAAACTGACAAAATGGCTTCGCAGTATAAAGAACCATATGTACTGGACGGCTGCATCTTCCACATCGGTGCATGAGAGAACTGCGAAGTGGACGTCCATTTTGAACCATGTCCTGGACGTCCACACCCACGACGACCCCGCTTTCCCCCAGTGTCTGCATCCAATCCGCCCCTCCACAGACAGGAGCAAGTGGTTGACAGCAGGTGTGTAAACATTGTCATGTGTAGGCATCATTCCTCTACTTAAcatgactattattattattatttacaatgCCTTGTTTTTCACAGGAACACCAGCCTTCTGCAGACTGGAGAAGGCACTGACCAACAAGAGGGTCATGAAGGATGTGGGGAAGCTGAGCCCTCATTACCAAACATCGTCACTGGAGGCTTTTCATAGCCTCATTCTACGCTTTGCACCAAAGAATGTTGTCTTTCCTTTTCTTGGCATGCTGTGCAGGTAAAGAGGGTCTTCTCTGTTATTACAGTTGCGTAACGACATACAGGCACACCGAAATAAGCCAGATATGCAGCTACATGAGTGTAAATCataatagaaaataaacttGTTGACCTGTTAAATACAAGAAGGTGAACAGAAGGATAACAGAGTCCTGCATTCTTCAACTTGTTACATGTTATATGTACAGTCAGTTCATAATCTCATTTAGCATTTAATTCTTTTGTCTCCCAAGACTATACCTGGCAGTCATGCACTTCAACGAAAACACAGCCCGTCCACAGGCAACAAACTGTGATGGAGAGCCACTGTTCAGGCTCCAATTTCCAAAGTGGAAGAAAGGGGAATGCACAGCAAAGCCAGTGAAAGAGCAGGCAACGTTCAGTAAGTTTTGTTCTCTTTATTGAAAGTCACAAGAAAAAATTAAATGGCCTTTACAAAATCTTAGATAAATAAgatattatataaataacactATAACAAAAGTCTTACTAATAGTAAATGCACACAACCAATTACACACAATATTGCACTTTCTGTTATTGCAGAGTACGTGGACGAAACCATGGACCTGGTCTTTGAGAAAGTTTTTCCGGAGCCTGGTCCATACACAGAGGCGGTTCTGAGAATGTCCATCCCTGAAGATCTCTCTGCACAGTTCGAAAAGCCGGACCAGAAGGAGGTGATCGAGCGCTATGTGACGAGGTTCAGTCAAGGGCCGGTCTGAACCCCACATAGATGCCTTCAGCATCAGGGTACTCGATCCGTATCCGTCGGACGACACAGCTGGGCAGTGGCACCCGAAGTCTCCGTCCCAGAAAACCCCAACACCAGCTCACAAAGCTCCTGTATGCCAAGTATCTGTAACGGCTGAacataatgtgtgtatataacaatatttaaTAAATTTTGCTGTGTACAAATGTGACTTTGTGCAGAAATGTTTATATTCAAGTCTTTCATATGTAACATTTTTACAATAGTCAGACTGCCCtttgaaaaaaattaataagaGAACAAAGTGGAGAAATGGGTTCATCTAGCTGTAGTTTTACTACAAggaccaaagaaaatgaaaaacaaaaataacttacTGTTCGCGTCCCCTGAGACGTAAAGGCCCATAGTCTGCTCTGTAGATGTTCAAAGCTTTCTGCAGAGAGAATACATTCAAGCACACAGGTTCGAAGCCAGGGTGGTCTGCCATGCAGGAAGGTGGGTTCTGCAGCTGGTTCAGTCTTCGTAGAACCTGTAAATGTGAAATAGTTAGTAATGTGAGGAAATGACAGAGACTACGTGCACACTCGATAGGCAAAAATGAAGGGGAAAGTAAAAATGCATGTGCTAATGTAAATGTATAGTTATGTTTTTTCGTTCAACAAGCGTCCATGTACTACCTTTGGTATCTCCCTGCAGCAGAGGTTCTCTGGGGATGTAGGCATTGCTGTACAATTGCCACAAGTACACCTAAACcacaggggaaaaaaggggaaacattagttatacatgtatattatttCTAATATGATATTTGCGACTACATGTCaggtgatagatagatagatactttattcatctcaaagagaaattcacagttcagcagctccagaatatgttacaagatagaaacataagaggcatgcaagtctatgtacagtctaaataaaAAAGTTATAAAGGCTATATGCCACGACATATGTTTAATAATTCGAAGTACTGCATTAGGCTGAAACGCAGTACCAACGGGTAAACGGACATTACTATGGGGTTCACGGAGGTGCCAGACAGTCACCTGTGGAACGGGGGATGGGGCTACGGTGCATAACAATGCCCGAAAAGTGCACACATTACGGCTGGGGGGGGGTAGTAAGTTAGATGTCGGTGGACATAACAATGACGTAACGTTAGTACGGTTTAGCTGAGAATAAAAACGCCGCTATTCAATTCCCACTGCTGTGGTGAACTCGGGAGTAGCATGCCAGTCACTGAAACAAATCTAGAGTATTATAAGCAGTGAGTTACAGAAACTGCGGCCaacggtcgccgtatttagtcagcgactgTATATAACCGACgtacaagcacacacattttaaaaaaaaagtcaaatagagcgcataactgaccattctgacacgtcttGTCGTAGTCTGCATACTACAACTTCTTCCGTAACCTCCTCTTGTTCAGGGTCGGACTCTGGTTCAAACATATATGGTTGAACCGCAAAGTTTCCTCCAGCAGCCATGTTTCTCCCACGGTCCACGTTCAAGTGTTGTCATGGTAGCGTGAGCGTGCCGGCTTCGGcacaccccctggaagaagtgggtgtgtttgcctgtgtctcatttgcatgtaaagggacaatgcacaaaaccgagcgttctgaaaggggcgggtttagcagggttattgaactactatgattcttcatccttatggtattttgaccaaagcatgtcactgacatgttcattaggacacccgggaactattttaatgggggaaatagggtataatatgtcccctttaatgtcAGACGCAGTATTGTGACTAATGTGTGTATGGCATGATAATAGTCCCATGGGAATTCCTATATTTGCTGTAGTACCCATATAGTCACCTATACTATAATCTACTATAGGATTGTGATTTATTCCGAGGGCAGACGCGCAATCCGACAACAATCTCAATTTAACACTAATTTACTCATGGCTAAAGAGGCAGATCCATTTCCTGATAgttgatgaggaaaaaaaaccacattatgCAAAGTAGGTTACAAATTTCCGACTACAATCATTTCTATTCAAAACTAATTTATAATGCGGGCCGGGTGGTGTAGTTTTTCTAATGACAGGCCTGGAATTGAATAAGATTTCTGCCTGTGGATGATGGGTGGAGATGCTCAAGGCGCGTCAGTCGGGGATCAGCATTTGAAGAGCTGGAGACCAAGACTGC
This window harbors:
- the LOC131468740 gene encoding uncharacterized protein LOC131468740, encoding MEKEGLKRSLALLEERGVTMESIVTDRHPQIQKFLRESNITHYYDVWHMEKGLSRKLLKISQNKGCEKLTKWLRSIKNHMYWTAASSTSVHERTAKWTSILNHVLDVHTHDDPAFPQCLHPIRPSTDRSKWLTAGTPAFCRLEKALTNKRVMKDVGKLSPHYQTSSLEAFHSLILRFAPKNVVFPFLGMLCRLYLAVMHFNENTARPQATNCDGEPLFRLQFPKWKKGECTAKPVKEQATFKYVDETMDLVFEKVFPEPGPYTEAVLRMSIPEDLSAQFEKPDQKEVIERYVTRFSQGPV
- the LOC131468741 gene encoding P2X purinoceptor 7-like, producing MAAGGNFAVQPYMFEPESDPEQEEVTEEVVVCRLRQDVSEWCTCGNCTAMPTSPENLCCREIPKVLRRLNQLQNPPSCMADHPGFEPVCLNVFSLQKALNIYRADYGPLRLRGREHRYRYLAYRSFVSWCWGFLGRRLRVPLPSCVVRRIRIEYPDAEGIYVGFRPALD
- the LOC131468384 gene encoding uncharacterized protein LOC131468384 — translated: MAALLSGFTPLLLSSLALHLLLLGPLFALTPGTEITGGDSTQWTPGLCHRDAGKVSQEQQRQRSEEAGESQTGSWCLRPGRWSVERIHTDGSSGVQRAGGFKRDGTRRERLKQAGTVWRKWSGDGPVFPPSPPPLHPGIRSRSSDGVSSGEGTERGRMERRKGVVSSPGSPAFTSLPVQSGKKRSVQRTRECEQRWPASRPHLTKRGGAGAFVHASGLRGAPGSRGKTPVEELQRAYEVKKPLGLTVLSDI